A genomic stretch from Deinococcus radiotolerans includes:
- a CDS encoding NUDIX hydrolase, with the protein MVTFYDTPQEARRDAAARGLREKVVCLVTRAGSSGPELLVFDHVPDGGAGVQVVAGGVEPGETPERAATRELHEESGLSLTRPTVLTSYRWEAQLPERFTRQVCHAYALTAPAGTPDTWDHLAEGRYTFRFRWAPLHAPGLDWEMDAALPHLNQLLHKELQA; encoded by the coding sequence ATGGTCACGTTCTACGACACGCCACAGGAGGCCCGGCGGGACGCAGCGGCGCGCGGCCTGCGGGAGAAAGTCGTGTGCCTCGTCACGCGGGCAGGCTCCAGCGGCCCCGAGCTGCTGGTGTTCGATCACGTCCCGGACGGCGGGGCGGGCGTGCAGGTCGTCGCGGGCGGGGTCGAGCCGGGGGAAACCCCGGAGCGGGCGGCCACGCGCGAACTGCACGAGGAGTCCGGCCTGAGCCTGACCCGTCCCACCGTCCTGACCTCATACCGGTGGGAGGCGCAACTGCCGGAGCGGTTCACGCGGCAGGTCTGCCACGCGTACGCCCTGACCGCGCCCGCTGGCACGCCGGACACCTGGGATCACCTCGCCGAGGGCCGGTACACCTTCCGGTTCCGCTGGGCGCCGCTGCACGCGCCCGGCCTGGACTGGGAGATGGACGCCGCCCTCCCCCACCTCAACCAACTGCTGCACAAGGAGCTTCAAGCATGA